One window from the genome of Serinibacter salmoneus encodes:
- a CDS encoding DUF3073 domain-containing protein has product MGRGRQKAKQTKVARRLKYYSPETDYAALERELTTGTGGVDLDDDADEGEDDWSSPSQR; this is encoded by the coding sequence ATGGGACGCGGCCGTCAGAAGGCAAAGCAGACGAAAGTCGCCCGCCGGCTGAAGTACTACAGCCCCGAGACCGACTACGCCGCGCTCGAGCGCGAGTTGACGACGGGAACGGGAGGCGTCGACCTCGACGACGACGCCGATGAGGGTGAGGACGACTGGTCCTCACCCAGCCAGCGCTAA
- a CDS encoding DUF3618 domain-containing protein, with translation MSENDRANMSADEIAADLERTREEMARTIDELAARVDPRTKVKEVTAQAKEGAQRAQQAGLGFVEDLKAKDTRAIAIASGAVLAIGLLITLAIRRR, from the coding sequence GTGAGCGAGAACGACCGCGCGAACATGAGCGCCGACGAGATCGCCGCGGACCTCGAGCGCACCCGCGAGGAGATGGCGCGCACCATCGACGAACTCGCCGCTCGCGTGGACCCCCGCACCAAGGTCAAGGAGGTCACCGCGCAGGCCAAGGAGGGTGCGCAGCGCGCGCAACAGGCCGGTCTCGGCTTCGTGGAGGACCTCAAGGCGAAGGACACGCGGGCGATCGCGATCGCCTCCGGAGCGGTGCTCGCGATCGGCTTGCTCATCACCCTGGCGATCCGCCGCCGCTGA
- a CDS encoding sterol carrier family protein — MARRRIDPERGQRALLTWWEQREDTPRPELLTAVRYALEELEALHPGHSVEVRVPPAGAVQAFGGPRHTRGTPPNVVECRPHTFLALATGEVAWSQVAGRPIDAGGVSASGTRADLSEAMGYLRHAAGRLLE, encoded by the coding sequence GTGGCCCGACGACGCATCGACCCCGAGCGCGGACAGCGCGCCCTGCTGACGTGGTGGGAGCAGCGCGAGGACACGCCCCGCCCCGAGCTGCTCACCGCGGTGCGCTACGCCCTGGAGGAGCTCGAGGCGCTGCACCCCGGGCACAGCGTCGAGGTGAGGGTGCCGCCGGCCGGTGCGGTGCAGGCCTTCGGGGGTCCGCGACACACCCGTGGCACCCCGCCGAACGTGGTGGAGTGCCGGCCGCACACCTTCCTGGCGCTCGCCACGGGCGAGGTCGCCTGGTCCCAGGTGGCCGGACGCCCGATCGACGCAGGCGGCGTCAGCGCGTCCGGCACCCGCGCCGACCTCTCCGAGGCGATGGGCTATCTGCGGCACGCGGCGGGTAGGTTGCTGGAGTGA
- the pfkB gene encoding 1-phosphofructokinase — translation MIITVTLNPSVDRTVEIATLQRGEVMRASGTHVHPGGKGVNVTRALLANGVDSLAVVPVGGADGMRLTGMLARDGVLHREVPVVGHTRSNITIAEADGTTTKINAPGEALSAAELDAVWEAVEQNATPGDWVVLCGSLPPGVDSGVYASATRRLRRAGMRVAVDTSGPALTAALASGPDLIKPNAEELSEAVGRPLPTVADAVEAARELRGWGVGSVVISLGAAGAVMVDGAGVLAGTSTARIVRSSVGAGDCFLAGYLAGLPEGRDAALTRALAYGAAAVALPGSGVPGPQQVDLDAAHLHSPLDLPVALAGPTD, via the coding sequence ATGATCATCACCGTGACCCTCAACCCCTCCGTCGACCGCACCGTCGAGATCGCCACGCTGCAACGCGGGGAGGTCATGCGCGCCAGCGGCACCCACGTCCATCCCGGGGGCAAGGGTGTGAACGTGACCCGTGCCCTGCTCGCCAACGGCGTGGACTCCCTGGCGGTGGTCCCGGTGGGTGGAGCCGACGGGATGCGCCTGACGGGCATGCTGGCGCGCGACGGCGTGCTGCACCGGGAGGTCCCCGTGGTGGGCCACACCCGCTCCAACATCACGATCGCCGAGGCGGACGGCACCACCACGAAGATCAACGCCCCGGGTGAGGCGCTGAGCGCTGCCGAGCTCGACGCGGTCTGGGAGGCGGTCGAGCAGAACGCCACCCCCGGGGACTGGGTGGTGCTGTGCGGCTCGCTGCCACCCGGGGTGGACTCCGGCGTGTACGCCTCCGCCACTCGCCGGCTACGCCGCGCCGGGATGCGGGTGGCGGTGGACACCTCCGGGCCCGCACTGACTGCCGCGCTCGCCTCCGGTCCGGACCTGATCAAGCCGAACGCCGAGGAACTCAGCGAGGCGGTCGGGCGGCCCCTGCCCACCGTGGCCGACGCCGTCGAGGCCGCACGCGAGTTGCGCGGCTGGGGTGTGGGCAGCGTCGTGATCTCCCTCGGTGCCGCGGGCGCCGTCATGGTCGACGGCGCAGGAGTCCTGGCAGGCACCAGTACCGCGCGCATCGTGCGATCCTCCGTGGGGGCGGGCGACTGCTTCCTTGCCGGGTATCTGGCGGGGCTTCCCGAGGGTCGCGACGCCGCGCTCACCCGTGCGCTCGCCTACGGCGCCGCAGCGGTCGCCCTGCCCGGCTCCGGGGTCCCCGGACCGCAGCAGGTGGACCTCGACGCCGCCCACCTGCACTCCCCACTCGATCTCCCCGTCGCGCTCGCGGGACCGACAGACTGA
- the purF gene encoding amidophosphoribosyltransferase: MCGIVGAVSPGPVSQLIYDSLSLLQHRGQDSTGIATAEGSVFHMVKAKGQVREAYRTRDMRKLLGTMGLGHVRYATQGKASAEEESQPFYVNAPYGIMLVHNGNLTNTRQLREDLFGVDRRHMNTQSDTELLLNVLATELQGVISGNQLDADQVFTAVQRVHERVEGSYAVIAMIAGYGLLAFRDPYGIRPLSLGRREADNGTTEWVVASESLVPEANEYELLGDVAPGEAVFIAMDGEMHRRQCHPTPRLIPCAFEYVYLARPDSTMNGISVYEARLRLGERLATTVAQYAPSGSIDVVMPIPDSARPAAMQVARQLGLEYREGFYKNRYVGRTFIMPGQKSRKKSVRQKLNAMASEFAGKSVLIVDDSIVRGTTSQQIVQMARQAGAAKVTFASAAPPIRYPHVYGINMPSRAELVAHGRTIPQANEVLGSDYLVYQEVEDMKEAILDGQDAVTDLEMSCFDGRYIAGRVDEEYLRFVEETITS, encoded by the coding sequence ATGTGCGGCATCGTCGGTGCGGTCTCACCCGGACCGGTCTCCCAGCTCATCTACGACAGCCTCTCCCTGCTGCAGCACCGCGGTCAGGACTCCACCGGCATCGCCACGGCCGAGGGCAGCGTGTTCCACATGGTCAAGGCCAAGGGCCAGGTCCGTGAGGCCTACCGCACCCGCGACATGCGCAAGCTGCTGGGCACGATGGGCCTGGGGCACGTGCGCTACGCCACCCAGGGCAAGGCGAGCGCCGAGGAGGAGTCGCAGCCGTTCTACGTGAACGCGCCGTACGGGATCATGCTGGTCCACAACGGCAACCTCACCAACACCCGCCAGCTCCGGGAGGACCTGTTCGGGGTGGACCGGCGCCACATGAACACCCAGTCCGACACCGAACTGCTGCTGAACGTGCTCGCCACCGAGCTGCAGGGCGTCATCTCCGGCAACCAGCTCGACGCCGATCAGGTCTTCACCGCGGTCCAGCGGGTGCACGAGCGCGTGGAGGGCTCCTACGCGGTGATCGCGATGATCGCCGGGTACGGCCTGCTCGCCTTCCGCGACCCGTACGGCATCCGGCCCCTCAGCCTGGGACGCCGGGAGGCGGACAATGGCACCACCGAGTGGGTCGTGGCCTCGGAGTCCCTGGTTCCGGAGGCGAACGAGTACGAGCTGCTCGGGGACGTCGCCCCCGGCGAGGCCGTGTTCATCGCCATGGACGGGGAGATGCACCGGCGGCAGTGCCACCCCACACCGCGGCTGATCCCGTGCGCCTTCGAGTACGTCTACCTCGCCCGGCCGGACTCCACGATGAACGGCATCTCGGTGTACGAGGCGCGGCTGCGCCTGGGCGAGCGGCTGGCCACCACCGTGGCGCAGTACGCCCCGAGCGGCTCGATCGACGTGGTCATGCCGATCCCGGACTCCGCGCGCCCGGCGGCGATGCAGGTCGCCCGCCAGCTGGGCCTGGAGTATCGCGAGGGCTTCTACAAGAACCGGTACGTGGGTCGCACCTTCATCATGCCCGGGCAGAAGTCCCGCAAGAAGTCCGTGCGGCAGAAGCTCAACGCCATGGCCTCGGAGTTCGCGGGCAAGAGCGTGCTGATCGTGGACGACTCGATCGTGCGTGGCACCACCTCCCAGCAGATCGTGCAGATGGCGCGGCAGGCGGGTGCGGCGAAGGTGACCTTCGCCTCCGCGGCGCCCCCGATCCGCTACCCGCACGTGTACGGCATCAACATGCCCTCTCGCGCCGAACTGGTGGCGCACGGCCGCACCATCCCGCAGGCGAACGAGGTGCTCGGCTCGGACTACCTGGTCTACCAGGAGGTCGAGGACATGAAGGAGGCCATCCTGGACGGGCAGGACGCCGTGACGGACCTGGAGATGAGCTGCTTCGACGGCCGCTACATCGCCGGACGGGTGGACGAGGAGTACCTGCGGTTCGTCGAGGAGACGATCACGAGCTGA
- a CDS encoding HPr family phosphocarrier protein, with translation MAQRTVEVASAQGLHARPATLFTQAAAGTGVTIAKDGGTPVDAASILRVMALGVKNGETVTLEGEDEAALDRLVALLATDLDAEQ, from the coding sequence ATGGCACAGCGCACCGTCGAGGTTGCATCCGCCCAGGGCCTGCACGCCCGCCCCGCCACACTGTTCACCCAGGCGGCCGCCGGCACCGGCGTGACCATCGCCAAGGACGGGGGCACGCCGGTGGACGCCGCCAGCATCCTGCGCGTGATGGCGCTCGGGGTGAAGAACGGCGAGACCGTCACCCTCGAGGGCGAGGACGAGGCCGCACTGGACCGCCTCGTGGCGTTGCTCGCGACCGATCTGGACGCCGAGCAGTGA
- the purM gene encoding phosphoribosylformylglycinamidine cyclo-ligase translates to MAVSDLYSQAGVDVEAGDRAVELMKAAVGRTQGAEVLGGVGGFAGLWDASALRDYTRPLLATSTDGVGTKVALAQRLDIHDTIGIDLVGMVVDDIVVSGAKPLFMTDYIACGRLVPERIAAIVSGIARGCELTRTALVGGETAEHPGLLGPEEYDVAGAATGVVEAADVLGPDRVREGDVLLAMASSGLHSNGYSLVRHVLAGTGWELEAHVADLGRTLGEELLEPTRLYTAACLDLAASHEVHAYTHVTGGGLASNLARVLPAGLVAHVDRSSWQVPPIYSLLARGADSDLVALEGTLNLGVGMIAIVPPESVAGATAQLTRAGIPTWELGRVGVETPDDVTHHTLVTGTKGVRGGAVAMGGSYRTT, encoded by the coding sequence GTGGCCGTGAGCGATCTCTACAGCCAGGCCGGAGTCGACGTCGAGGCGGGAGACCGCGCCGTCGAGCTGATGAAGGCGGCCGTGGGCCGCACCCAGGGCGCCGAGGTGCTCGGCGGGGTCGGCGGGTTCGCCGGACTCTGGGACGCCTCCGCGCTGCGGGACTACACCCGGCCGCTGCTGGCGACCTCCACCGACGGCGTTGGCACCAAGGTGGCGCTCGCGCAGCGCCTGGACATCCACGACACCATCGGCATCGACCTCGTGGGGATGGTGGTGGACGACATCGTGGTCTCCGGCGCCAAGCCCCTGTTCATGACCGACTACATCGCCTGCGGCCGGCTCGTGCCGGAGCGGATCGCCGCGATCGTCTCCGGGATCGCGCGCGGCTGCGAGCTCACCCGCACCGCCCTGGTGGGCGGCGAGACCGCCGAGCACCCGGGGCTGCTCGGCCCCGAGGAGTACGACGTGGCGGGTGCCGCCACCGGCGTGGTGGAGGCCGCTGACGTGCTCGGCCCCGACCGGGTGCGCGAGGGGGACGTGCTGCTGGCCATGGCCTCCTCCGGTCTGCACTCCAACGGCTACTCCTTGGTGCGCCATGTGCTCGCCGGCACCGGATGGGAGCTCGAAGCCCATGTCGCCGACCTCGGTCGCACCCTGGGGGAGGAGCTCCTGGAGCCCACCCGCCTGTACACCGCGGCGTGCCTGGACCTCGCCGCGTCACACGAAGTGCACGCCTACACCCACGTCACCGGCGGCGGCCTGGCCTCCAACCTCGCGCGGGTCCTGCCCGCCGGGCTCGTGGCGCACGTGGACCGCTCCTCCTGGCAGGTCCCGCCGATCTACTCGCTGCTCGCGCGCGGCGCGGACAGCGACCTGGTGGCGCTGGAGGGCACCCTCAACCTCGGCGTGGGGATGATCGCGATCGTGCCGCCGGAGAGCGTGGCGGGCGCGACGGCGCAGCTCACCCGGGCCGGCATCCCGACCTGGGAGCTGGGCCGGGTGGGCGTGGAGACGCCCGACGACGTCACCCACCACACGCTCGTGACCGGCACGAAGGGCGTGCGCGGCGGCGCCGTGGCGATGGGCGGGAGCTACCGCACGACCTGA
- a CDS encoding RNB domain-containing ribonuclease, with protein sequence MALRAVRAGAAAEEAAPLLAALRADLDIPEDYDPAALAEAEEAAAQDVWDDHDRVDLREVPFVTLDPPGARDLDQAFHLAADGDGFLLEYAIADVASYVTPGGPLDAETHRRGLTVYGPDGRNGLHPPVLSEDAASLLEGQDRRAAVWRLRFDAAGTLADATVRRAVVRSRAQLAYAEVQAELDDGSASEPFVLLARLGALRAAAQIARGGASIDVPEQEVHTDGEGEQRRYHLVSRVPLPIEDHNAHLSLATGIAAARLQREAGVGLWRTLDPADERDVDRLRGVARSLGLDWPAEQGYGAFAAGLQVGDPAAAAFATEAVRLFRGAGYVAFGTPSAPQVPEGATHSAIAAEYAHVTAPLRRLVDRYGTEIALAHCAGTPVPAWVSGALETMPGIMAASASRANTYDRQAVDLLEALVLRDRVGQRLRALVLNAGRPKEDGVRADVLLSDPVVRTRVVGPEGALRPGTHVDVVIRAVDVPQRQVELALSS encoded by the coding sequence ATGGCACTGCGGGCAGTGCGGGCCGGGGCGGCCGCCGAGGAGGCGGCGCCGCTGCTCGCGGCGCTGCGAGCCGACCTCGACATCCCCGAGGACTACGACCCGGCCGCCCTGGCCGAGGCCGAGGAGGCCGCAGCACAGGACGTCTGGGACGACCACGACCGCGTGGACCTGCGCGAGGTGCCGTTCGTCACGCTCGACCCGCCGGGGGCCAGGGATCTCGACCAGGCCTTCCACCTCGCCGCGGACGGTGATGGCTTTCTGCTCGAGTACGCCATCGCGGACGTCGCCTCCTACGTCACCCCCGGCGGCCCGCTGGACGCCGAGACCCACCGCCGCGGCCTCACCGTCTACGGCCCGGACGGGCGCAACGGGCTGCACCCGCCGGTGCTGTCGGAGGACGCCGCGAGCCTGCTCGAGGGCCAGGACCGCCGTGCCGCGGTGTGGCGGCTGAGGTTCGATGCTGCCGGGACCCTCGCGGATGCCACGGTGCGCCGCGCCGTCGTGCGCTCACGTGCCCAGCTCGCCTACGCCGAGGTGCAGGCGGAACTCGACGACGGCTCCGCCTCCGAGCCCTTCGTGCTCCTGGCGCGCCTCGGGGCGTTGCGCGCGGCCGCGCAGATCGCCCGCGGCGGTGCCAGTATCGACGTGCCCGAGCAGGAGGTGCACACCGACGGCGAGGGGGAGCAGCGCCGCTACCACCTGGTCAGCCGGGTGCCGCTCCCGATCGAGGACCACAATGCGCACCTGTCGCTGGCCACCGGCATCGCGGCCGCGCGGCTGCAGCGTGAGGCCGGCGTGGGGCTGTGGCGCACCCTGGACCCGGCCGACGAGCGCGACGTGGACCGGCTGCGCGGCGTGGCGCGGTCACTCGGCCTGGACTGGCCGGCCGAGCAGGGCTACGGCGCCTTCGCCGCCGGCCTGCAGGTCGGCGACCCGGCCGCTGCCGCGTTCGCCACCGAGGCGGTGCGGCTCTTCCGGGGCGCCGGGTACGTGGCGTTCGGCACGCCGTCGGCCCCCCAGGTGCCCGAGGGCGCCACCCACAGCGCGATCGCCGCGGAGTACGCCCACGTCACCGCGCCGCTGCGGCGCCTCGTGGACCGCTACGGCACCGAGATCGCCTTGGCGCACTGCGCCGGCACACCCGTCCCGGCATGGGTGAGCGGCGCGCTGGAGACGATGCCGGGGATCATGGCGGCCAGCGCCTCCCGCGCCAACACCTACGACCGCCAGGCGGTGGACCTCCTGGAGGCCCTCGTGCTGCGCGACCGGGTCGGTCAGCGGCTGCGGGCCCTCGTGCTGAACGCCGGTAGGCCGAAGGAGGACGGCGTGCGCGCCGACGTCCTACTGAGCGACCCCGTGGTGCGCACGCGCGTGGTCGGGCCCGAGGGCGCGCTGCGCCCGGGCACCCACGTGGACGTGGTGATCCGCGCCGTCGACGTGCCGCAGCGGCAGGTGGAGCTCGCGCTCAGCTCGTGA
- the ptsP gene encoding phosphoenolpyruvate--protein phosphotransferase: protein MTEVPGPTSQELHGSGVGRGAVVGPVARAYPPPPTPLDAEGPDNDAGRQAAVQEVAEAYKAVAATLMTRAQNAAGTTMGDVLTATAAMASDPELIGSVKERVLTGQAPLFAVDRATEEYVDLFTAAGGYLAERVTDLRSVRDRVLARLAGRPEPGVPELAEPSVVVATDLSPADTATLDLAKVKAIVIAQGGPTGHTAIIAGQLGIPCVVRVDGADELVDGEIVAVDAATGVITRNPAPELTAKAEQRMQALHDLEKDRSDGATSDGHPVQLLANIGTAEDAERLTEAAVEGVGLFRTEVLFLGRTTAPTRQEQAEVYARVLTALGGRKVVVRTLDAGADKPLAFVTRTDEENPALGVRGYRLVRTAKELMADQLAALAAAQEATGVQPWVMAPMIATVDEAAEFAAMAREAGIAKAGVMVEVPSAALRARDILAEVDFVSMGTNDLAQYTMASDRLLGSLVDLLDPWQPAVLDLVAAVARGGREAEKSAGVCGESASDPLMALVLTGLGVTSLSMSPAAVPAVRFSLARHSLERCQKMAAAALAAPTAAKGRAAVLALCDPQVAEVLAL from the coding sequence GTGACCGAGGTCCCCGGCCCCACCTCCCAGGAACTGCACGGCTCCGGTGTCGGGCGGGGCGCCGTGGTGGGCCCGGTCGCCCGGGCCTACCCGCCGCCTCCGACACCGCTGGATGCCGAGGGCCCGGACAACGACGCCGGCCGTCAGGCGGCCGTGCAGGAGGTCGCCGAGGCCTACAAGGCGGTGGCCGCCACGCTGATGACCCGCGCACAGAACGCCGCCGGGACCACCATGGGTGACGTGCTCACCGCCACCGCCGCAATGGCCTCCGACCCCGAGCTGATCGGCTCGGTCAAGGAGCGGGTGCTCACCGGTCAGGCTCCGCTGTTCGCGGTGGACCGCGCCACGGAGGAGTACGTGGACCTGTTCACGGCCGCGGGCGGCTACCTCGCCGAGCGGGTCACCGACCTGCGCAGCGTGCGCGACCGCGTGCTCGCCCGCCTCGCCGGACGCCCCGAGCCAGGTGTCCCCGAACTCGCGGAGCCGAGTGTCGTGGTCGCCACCGACCTCTCCCCGGCCGACACCGCCACCCTGGACCTCGCGAAGGTCAAGGCCATCGTCATTGCGCAGGGTGGCCCCACCGGTCACACGGCAATCATTGCCGGCCAGTTGGGGATCCCGTGCGTGGTGCGGGTGGACGGCGCGGACGAGCTCGTGGACGGTGAGATCGTGGCCGTGGACGCCGCCACCGGCGTCATCACCCGCAACCCAGCCCCGGAGTTGACCGCCAAGGCCGAGCAGCGCATGCAGGCCCTGCACGACCTGGAGAAGGACCGTTCCGACGGCGCCACCTCGGACGGTCACCCGGTACAGCTCTTGGCCAACATCGGCACCGCGGAGGACGCCGAGCGTCTCACCGAGGCCGCCGTGGAGGGCGTGGGTCTGTTCCGCACCGAGGTGCTCTTCCTCGGGCGCACCACGGCACCCACGCGGCAGGAGCAGGCCGAGGTCTACGCACGCGTGCTCACTGCGCTCGGCGGCCGCAAGGTCGTGGTGCGGACTCTGGACGCCGGGGCGGACAAGCCACTGGCCTTCGTCACCCGCACCGACGAGGAGAACCCGGCGCTGGGTGTGCGCGGCTACCGCCTGGTGCGCACCGCCAAGGAACTCATGGCCGACCAGCTCGCCGCGCTCGCGGCGGCGCAGGAGGCCACCGGCGTGCAGCCGTGGGTGATGGCGCCGATGATCGCCACGGTCGACGAGGCCGCCGAGTTCGCCGCCATGGCGCGCGAGGCGGGGATCGCCAAGGCCGGGGTGATGGTGGAGGTGCCGAGCGCCGCGCTGCGTGCCCGCGACATCCTCGCCGAGGTCGACTTCGTGTCCATGGGGACCAACGACCTGGCTCAGTACACGATGGCCTCCGACCGGCTCCTGGGGTCGCTGGTGGACCTGCTGGACCCGTGGCAGCCGGCCGTGCTCGATCTGGTCGCGGCGGTGGCCCGCGGGGGCCGCGAGGCCGAGAAGAGCGCCGGCGTCTGCGGCGAGTCCGCCTCGGACCCGCTCATGGCGCTCGTGCTGACCGGGCTCGGGGTGACGTCGCTGTCCATGTCACCGGCCGCCGTCCCGGCCGTGCGGTTCTCGCTCGCCCGCCACAGCCTGGAGCGCTGCCAGAAGATGGCCGCCGCCGCACTGGCAGCGCCGACGGCCGCGAAGGGCCGTGCCGCGGTGCTCGCGCTGTGCGACCCGCAGGTCGCGGAGGTCCTCGCGCTCTGA
- a CDS encoding NAD-dependent malic enzyme, translating into MSAPSVSYSITVRLDLPSRPSVVSTLTTVVEEEGGVVTAVDVSASGADRLQVDLTIATGGENDADRIVKALRRIDGVSIGRVSDRVFLAHLGGKLTINSKVPIRHRDDLSLVYTPGVARVSKQVAEHPEDARRLTIKRNTIAVVSDGSAVLGLGNIGPLGALPVMEGKAALFKRFADIDAFPLVLDTQDVEAIIETVKNVAPVFAGINLEDISAPRCFEVEKRLRAELDIPVFHDDQHGTGIVATAALMNALKVVGKDIGEVRVVLSGAGAAGSAVLRMMLAAGVEHVTVVDVEGIIHEGRPGLHPSQEWIAERTNRRGLTGSLSDAIVGADVFVGVSAPNILTEADVQAMAGDAIVFALANPVPEIDPVIAARHAAVVASGRSDYANQINNVLAFPGVFRGLLDARSHVVTDDMLLAAARALAAVVTPEELNATYVIPSVFHPEVHETVAAAVQRAALEHPEQLDA; encoded by the coding sequence GTGAGTGCGCCCAGCGTCAGTTACTCCATCACCGTCCGACTCGACCTGCCCTCGCGGCCCAGTGTGGTCTCCACCCTGACCACGGTGGTGGAGGAGGAGGGTGGCGTGGTCACCGCGGTCGACGTCTCCGCATCGGGCGCCGACCGGCTCCAGGTGGACCTCACCATCGCCACCGGCGGGGAGAACGACGCCGACCGCATCGTCAAGGCGCTGCGCCGGATCGACGGCGTGAGCATCGGCCGTGTCTCCGACCGCGTGTTCCTGGCGCACCTCGGAGGCAAGCTCACCATCAACTCCAAGGTGCCCATCCGACACCGTGACGACCTGTCCCTGGTCTACACCCCCGGGGTCGCGCGGGTCAGCAAGCAGGTGGCCGAGCACCCCGAGGATGCCCGCCGCCTGACGATCAAGCGGAACACGATCGCCGTGGTCTCCGACGGGTCGGCCGTGTTGGGGCTGGGGAACATCGGGCCGCTCGGCGCGCTTCCGGTGATGGAGGGCAAGGCGGCGCTGTTCAAGCGCTTCGCCGACATCGATGCCTTCCCCCTGGTGCTGGACACCCAGGACGTCGAGGCGATCATTGAGACCGTCAAGAACGTGGCGCCCGTGTTCGCCGGGATCAACCTGGAGGACATCTCCGCCCCCCGCTGCTTCGAGGTGGAGAAGCGGCTGCGCGCCGAACTGGACATCCCGGTGTTCCACGACGACCAACACGGCACGGGCATCGTGGCGACCGCGGCGCTGATGAATGCGCTGAAGGTGGTCGGCAAGGACATCGGTGAGGTGCGCGTGGTGCTCTCCGGCGCCGGCGCGGCCGGCAGCGCGGTGCTGCGGATGATGCTCGCCGCGGGCGTGGAGCACGTCACCGTGGTCGATGTGGAGGGGATCATCCACGAGGGCCGGCCCGGGCTGCACCCCTCCCAGGAGTGGATCGCGGAGCGGACCAACCGCCGGGGGCTGACGGGGTCGTTGTCCGATGCGATCGTGGGTGCGGATGTGTTCGTGGGTGTCTCGGCACCGAACATCCTCACCGAGGCCGATGTGCAGGCCATGGCCGGGGACGCGATCGTGTTCGCCCTGGCCAACCCGGTGCCGGAGATCGATCCCGTGATCGCGGCCAGACACGCCGCGGTGGTCGCCTCCGGACGCAGCGACTACGCCAACCAGATCAACAACGTGCTGGCGTTCCCCGGTGTCTTCCGCGGACTGTTGGACGCGCGATCGCACGTGGTGACCGACGACATGCTGCTGGCCGCGGCACGGGCGTTGGCCGCCGTCGTCACGCCGGAGGAACTCAACGCGACCTACGTGATCCCGAGTGTGTTCCACCCCGAGGTCCACGAGACGGTCGCGGCCGCGGTGCAGCGGGCCGCCCTCGAGCACCCGGAGCAGCTCGACGCCTGA